A window of Pedobacter lusitanus contains these coding sequences:
- a CDS encoding SusC/RagA family TonB-linked outer membrane protein, protein MKQLYKQLKQVITVCLFLLAPISLAAQIKISGTVTDETKQSLPGVSVLVDGTKTGTVTDMNGHFLLSAKKGQTVSFQYLGYQKTQIIVGDESLINVSLKSDSKALSEVVVTALGVKKDTKRVGYALQTVDGGDLLKARDPNPISGLVGKVAGLSVGPSPEVLREPNVMIRGDKLTLYVVDGFPINTDTWNISPDDIETYTVLKGPAAAALYGSRAVNGAILITTKKGDKNKKGLTVDVNSSTVINSGFLTFPRLQNSYGAGENTQYMFVDGKGGAPGGVDGDYDIWGPYFAGQLIPQYDSPVINGVRQATPYTARGKNNLKNFLKTGYQTNNNVSLSATGDTYTTRFSVSQSKQSSYIPNSGLGIVNFNMYGAFNPSPRLKIEGNLDFNRQYTDNFPDADYGPSSLIYSTAIWTGADWDVNAPDIKAIWQPGKEGVQSQFAEYQRYHNPYLMTEKWLRGHHKNDVYGYLSANFKIDNHLNATLRSQFDTYSILRTEKLPFSAHPYGREGNQGDYREDRRNLFENNNELLLNFNYNIKNFVNLSGLVGTNLRNLSYNSSWTSTDYLNVPEVYAFSNSKNPVQSTSFNSSMMVFSGYFSLDASFGKYATLSTTGRIDKSSAFQTPTTYYYPSISLATVVSDYVKMPDFISFLKARASFSNVRTDASSATIGPAPFSSITAFGGQTGANLTNNPLGYGNVYMSPYNGPDYSLNTAFNINKPYNNQAAGYGPDYLYQNGIKTSTRVNYEEGFDIKFLANRLGLSATAFQYIDGPKILPNQISTATGYTLLYLNALKTRKTGYEVSLSGTPIKDMGGFGWDVLVNWSTFKRVYKELPPGQDTYNTFFHEGDRTDKLYGTAFVRTKDGQIINDAAGKPLNNGGANQYLGNMNSDYSWSIYNKFHYKNWSLGFQFDGSVGGKTTDYMHNKTMRGGSNIETAQGALGDARYQDWANYGKKGYTGTYVGEGVVISNGASINYDSKTGAILNYGDLAFAPNTNKVFVQDYVSKYYNFDEANLMSKTFAKLREVTVGFELPKKLLSSTFIQKASFSLVGRNLLYFYKDKRFKDVDLDQYNGETSATGLQSPTVRSYGFNINLTF, encoded by the coding sequence ATGAAACAACTTTACAAGCAATTAAAACAAGTAATCACTGTATGCTTATTTTTGCTTGCCCCAATCTCACTGGCGGCACAAATTAAAATCTCAGGTACAGTTACTGATGAAACCAAACAATCCTTACCTGGGGTAAGTGTTTTGGTTGATGGAACTAAAACTGGCACAGTAACGGACATGAACGGCCACTTTCTTTTAAGCGCTAAGAAAGGACAAACCGTATCCTTCCAATATCTTGGCTATCAGAAAACACAAATTATCGTTGGTGATGAGTCATTGATCAATGTCAGTTTAAAAAGTGACAGCAAAGCTCTTTCTGAGGTAGTAGTTACTGCCTTAGGTGTAAAGAAAGACACCAAAAGAGTTGGCTATGCCTTACAGACAGTTGATGGCGGCGACCTCCTGAAAGCACGTGATCCTAACCCGATCAGTGGTCTGGTAGGTAAAGTTGCTGGTTTATCAGTTGGCCCTTCTCCAGAGGTATTAAGAGAACCTAACGTAATGATCCGTGGTGATAAACTTACCTTATATGTTGTAGACGGATTCCCGATCAATACAGATACCTGGAATATCAGCCCGGATGACATCGAAACCTATACGGTATTAAAAGGCCCGGCAGCAGCAGCCCTGTACGGTAGCCGTGCAGTAAATGGTGCCATATTAATCACCACAAAAAAAGGTGATAAAAACAAAAAGGGCCTGACTGTTGACGTCAACAGCAGTACGGTAATTAACAGTGGATTTTTAACTTTCCCACGTTTACAAAACTCTTATGGTGCTGGTGAAAACACCCAATATATGTTTGTAGATGGTAAAGGTGGTGCACCAGGTGGTGTAGATGGTGATTATGATATCTGGGGTCCTTATTTCGCGGGACAACTGATCCCTCAGTATGATAGCCCTGTGATTAATGGTGTCAGACAGGCAACTCCATACACTGCAAGAGGTAAAAACAATTTAAAGAACTTCCTGAAGACAGGTTATCAAACTAATAATAACGTCTCATTGAGTGCTACAGGCGATACTTATACAACCAGATTCTCAGTTTCTCAATCAAAACAATCAAGCTATATTCCAAATAGCGGACTGGGTATTGTCAATTTCAATATGTATGGTGCATTTAATCCAAGTCCGAGACTTAAGATTGAAGGTAACCTTGACTTTAACAGACAATACACAGATAACTTTCCTGATGCAGATTACGGACCTTCAAGTTTAATCTACAGTACAGCTATCTGGACTGGTGCAGACTGGGATGTAAATGCTCCGGACATTAAAGCGATCTGGCAACCGGGAAAAGAAGGTGTACAATCTCAATTTGCAGAATATCAGCGTTACCACAACCCTTATCTGATGACAGAAAAGTGGTTGCGCGGACACCATAAAAATGATGTTTACGGTTATCTTTCTGCAAACTTCAAAATTGACAATCACCTGAATGCTACATTACGTTCACAATTCGATACTTACAGTATTTTACGTACAGAAAAACTCCCATTCTCTGCTCACCCTTACGGACGTGAAGGAAATCAGGGAGATTACCGTGAAGACAGACGTAATTTATTTGAAAACAACAATGAGTTATTGTTAAACTTCAATTATAACATCAAGAACTTCGTAAATCTTTCAGGTTTGGTAGGAACGAATCTGCGTAACTTATCCTATAATTCAAGCTGGACATCAACTGACTATCTGAATGTACCTGAAGTTTATGCATTCAGTAACTCTAAAAACCCGGTACAGTCTACCAGCTTTAATTCCAGCATGATGGTATTTAGTGGTTATTTCTCATTGGATGCATCCTTTGGTAAATATGCAACACTATCTACAACAGGCAGGATAGATAAATCATCAGCTTTCCAGACGCCTACAACTTATTATTATCCAAGTATATCACTGGCTACTGTAGTTTCTGACTATGTGAAAATGCCAGACTTCATTTCTTTCCTGAAAGCGAGAGCATCATTTTCCAATGTACGTACAGATGCCAGCAGTGCAACTATCGGCCCTGCTCCTTTCAGCTCAATTACCGCATTTGGCGGACAGACAGGTGCTAACCTGACCAATAATCCTCTGGGTTATGGTAACGTTTATATGTCTCCGTACAACGGACCTGATTACTCTTTAAATACGGCCTTTAATATCAATAAGCCTTATAATAACCAGGCAGCTGGTTACGGCCCTGATTATCTGTATCAGAATGGAATTAAAACCAGTACCCGTGTCAACTATGAAGAAGGTTTTGATATTAAGTTCTTAGCTAACAGATTAGGTTTAAGCGCAACTGCTTTCCAGTATATAGATGGACCAAAGATTCTGCCTAACCAGATTTCTACAGCAACAGGTTATACCTTATTATACCTGAATGCTTTAAAAACCAGGAAAACAGGTTATGAAGTTTCTCTAAGCGGTACGCCAATTAAGGATATGGGTGGCTTTGGCTGGGATGTCCTGGTTAACTGGTCAACTTTTAAACGTGTGTACAAAGAGCTGCCTCCGGGACAGGATACTTATAACACCTTCTTCCATGAAGGCGACCGTACAGATAAGTTATACGGAACTGCCTTTGTCAGAACAAAAGATGGACAAATCATTAATGATGCGGCCGGTAAACCATTAAACAACGGTGGAGCCAATCAATACCTGGGAAATATGAACTCAGATTATTCATGGAGTATTTACAACAAATTCCATTATAAAAACTGGAGTTTAGGTTTCCAGTTTGATGGTAGCGTAGGTGGAAAAACTACAGACTACATGCACAACAAGACCATGCGCGGAGGTTCTAATATAGAAACAGCTCAGGGTGCTTTGGGTGATGCACGTTACCAGGATTGGGCTAATTACGGCAAAAAAGGCTATACCGGTACTTATGTAGGTGAAGGTGTGGTTATTTCCAATGGAGCTTCTATCAACTACGATTCTAAAACCGGTGCTATCCTGAATTATGGTGACCTGGCTTTCGCGCCAAATACCAACAAGGTGTTTGTTCAGGATTACGTGAGTAAGTATTATAATTTTGATGAGGCCAACCTGATGAGCAAAACATTTGCAAAACTGCGTGAAGTAACTGTTGGCTTTGAGCTTCCTAAAAAATTACTGAGCAGTACTTTCATTCAAAAAGCTTCATTCTCTTTAGTTGGTCGTAATTTATTGTACTTCTACAAAGACAAAAGATTTAAAGACGTTGACTTAGACCAGTATAATGGCGAAACTTCGGCAACTGGCTTACAGTCACCTACAGTACGCAGCTATGGATTCAATATCAATCTGACTTTTTAA
- a CDS encoding response regulator transcription factor, with protein sequence MHILVIEDEQRVAELIKKGLEELGFHITLAFDGEMGKKLALTKTYDLILMDLILPKINGIDLCKEVRIARPDIPIIMLTALGTTDDKVEGFDAGADDYLVKPFDFRELHARIRALIKRNQTQNNTFNQGFVLRFADLEMNLETKLVKRNDVPIDLTPKEFRLLEYMMGNSERVLSRTEIAEKVWDTFDSGTNFIDVYINYLRKKIDKNYDVKLIHTKPGMGFIFKEG encoded by the coding sequence ATGCACATATTGGTTATTGAAGATGAACAAAGAGTAGCTGAACTGATCAAAAAGGGACTGGAAGAACTCGGATTTCATATTACACTCGCCTTTGATGGAGAAATGGGTAAGAAACTGGCATTGACAAAGACTTATGACCTGATCCTGATGGATTTGATCCTGCCAAAGATTAATGGTATTGACCTTTGTAAAGAAGTGCGGATAGCCCGGCCTGATATTCCTATCATTATGCTGACTGCTTTAGGTACTACAGATGATAAAGTGGAGGGCTTTGATGCTGGTGCGGATGATTATCTGGTTAAACCATTTGATTTCAGAGAACTGCATGCAAGAATCCGGGCGTTAATTAAAAGAAACCAGACACAGAATAATACTTTTAATCAGGGTTTTGTTTTGCGTTTTGCAGATCTGGAAATGAACCTTGAAACCAAACTGGTCAAAAGAAATGATGTACCTATAGATCTTACACCCAAAGAGTTTCGGCTGCTTGAATATATGATGGGAAATTCTGAACGTGTTTTATCCAGAACAGAAATTGCCGAAAAGGTTTGGGATACTTTTGATTCAGGTACAAACTTTATTGATGTTTATATCAATTACCTGAGAAAAAAGATAGATAAGAACTACGATGTGAAGCTGATTCATACTAAACCGGGTATGGGTTTTATATTTAAAGAAGGATGA